In the Acropora muricata isolate sample 2 chromosome 1, ASM3666990v1, whole genome shotgun sequence genome, one interval contains:
- the LOC136912771 gene encoding uncharacterized protein has translation METRSVITENTSRRTVSHGESYSSVSTSYSTSSEPLALMVEDVTMKQIATARETFSDLETAYRKFKLELENVKEEHRSEVDKLCWQIENLQKQKLHLQEQLKDSRSDAKKHQDELVRVQRNLAEKDWECDALNKDFESQKDVIRKLREDKSFLEKENEDLKRELSSSQALVPSSGGNKDDSDELVAVRQEITEWETSYQFVHKEKEELQEEMLTLQSKLNDLQADYDRSQRDLQKDVKINSLKASKLEAQMQNAVRQRDNFKSQLEGLRDDFKKGKEIYNLLQRDYQESQKKVDTYREELNAKNNQLQKLDSSNKALQAKLESLKQDVSKNKFSSDIFDKQKESLERELHEAEWKIQDMIETNEKLGTVRDEMEKELASVKARIPTLENNCEKAKEKASENEQHVNRLRKRIGDLETNLFALQNKNNHLEANYQGSLDEAQELQNSCELANDRVADLESQLELFAQENEDLKNQLGHSERRITELKATLQRNEQENEELEMSSAGMKTHLSKLESQLNTVSQSKALLKTELDEEKSKIAKLRKDLITTQASAADHQRTSEWHKREAASKDRTIDDLRANIEAMEGKTEPLYEEINKLQTQMEILEDEKKSLHGENLQFQRDVRDLEADLLLANDERDRLNEELQEYYKKTSELQACYKVCDQEKIENHQQVMMLAKKVDRLEQDLDEANKAKKWLESEVENHTGNNRKNVDEVDIVKSQLVEVQSMIDGYRRDGADKDTTIEQLRDQILFLTKDCDDLKGELTYNKSLVDDTESEKRRLQEQVTGLADEVNRVTSLYDATKRRSDQLEVENSVVLKKISTLEAANKKNGDKFERRELEIERRRNDELERNMSVYKKKIAEAEAGLQVARKDNEELEDDVDKAEEKIATQTQEIERLTHENTNMSQKLLSLDQKLKDMDKEISTALRLKDKAEEDLYNARNRANKLESQSEIIQRQKLQLKDQLQEMNQKLIQCQEQIMKLESQVMENKKINETMNKVVAKKDKGIEDLNNELRQLEREFDNTKQDLVTVRVNCEGLEAEKKNLEWCLRSAQDRVESLEKELNTYRDGRDALEQEIDTFAHKITSMETQLINVTKDKDHFKSEYDRQVASNRKAKEEILGVQNQAREKERILEGLRKDLRDKENALERLRTSKSGIESELLQAKKDLETLKWKNEALEDNVVALTDQIQSSNMEISKMEVALSALEKEKEDRDRNVLPSEDKYYEVEATLKQSQERENVLKQELQLQRSKVSKVEGEYKTIQQQVIELQHEINMLNRKIHDSEEGRNRVEREKKTLRDELNVFNGKLSDLEVKFEHEYREKLSVEAQLDDANNRSTANREEVLKLEQQLTEQKLTAEMISKEINQKEEHLEQLKASKKYLEEQVQSLKGSLNVSREDCQRLKQEQERLQKEILRLQNGVKNAEGRIQKTAYERDRVQEDSRGNLIKISNLEQQLADSNREKDSIKDKMDEWMASSARYREENISLENELSSYKANIDTLTADLENKNRQLEDTKQRKAVIENELEETKRLLRRKEVDLGNMETKRKEVEESYGIVVQRVETLESNPFGSEEERNFLEEDLAFTKRKLADTEIALRESSDKEKDLQQKLFSVHSQLSRLESSIATLQEKKTEIEHDLYATQKELAPLKEGYEEAMNQIDVLNCDLNEANAKISQLELLLDKEQKARSKLELEKEGGISKLSKNDEELLRVQRKLVEYQTLWDTQSKDMGGKDAIIQDLRNEKKILEKDLQVARDELASVNGTINDALRKKDVSDSDAFALKKEIADLDMRLSSTLLENEEMHNDLINYNNKIADLEEHMQKALKQNANLKAELQDALNNMSRKKEDHDVMLKKNNEFRNTVESLRNQIIDKNGQIDFLKTANSSFESEIVSLKTKIAHLKEDFDKGFQEVTDLRLAIRERETKIINIENTVKSIRRDNEKLTQENAAYRASATEYKNSFQEAKKEVEKFQMDLLTASNRTSHLETRNEALEDERNDLKNEISQLKKVVAEQKGKIDCLEREKSKLQNEYSVLQKKNQEIQNNYVGIENEKARIKADASIQRKVVDLQSQLQQVYQEKEDNVNELDLVRKRLQKLEQEFSECNRAKESLEYEVGWRSSRIRELEDVIKAMDERDQFGKDEILSWHKKVTSLEQELQSAKNKIARLEAFNKAYDEKILRLNDDMVESQNILSKTEAALSNTQDALDNKQRELMESQKKNSQIQTALDAAIQSKTDAQRELQSAKSKMKSLEEEFQDQLKQLAQLEGTLEETRARNEDLNEEITSLQKQLLELQQDNDELQRRWTEKEIAVDRLQHDYDALCSDLNETKTDLTTSRSDLEKALSDKRDLQYANQRIQLQTSELKTSYSLIEEENEKLKSEVQTLNLQLAELRNSLNELQRDNITVVEQSTLEAAPEDNFEVEALRDECERLASEVSVLNSKTITWRDNCEGLEKDKNRLEEKVASLQKTITNMESANQRLLSERNQLQNEAHKLGKKLVELEAQLSTAENDKKGLKDELDDSQKKQLKLEADYEMVKKRNPPSFSQSSSSDAALRRSKERENKLQNEVLEAHKKSSSLEHELKLTRERLELLQSTYEDTEYKSTQLKEEVIDYQKRISEVEASYERSRAKNNDLEQEINNLEKKMGELGNNNKSTLRERSDMEYEISSLRSSTSRLESQLADANKEKENFKNQLADAQNKNEEASKDVIRQVTEIQTRNEVFRREIIEKETIVEQFRTKVITMDRELESLRGELQKKNAECNALRKDIDQMKYELGQYKQSRYSSEDGLRAEIESLKLKSDELESEKDALRKERNILQNELRSVKVQLDKVETLHKDSSDEFKQTNNKLISAHRRISELEAELQRASNDNQGLQNQLDKANKDIVSKQEQIIRFEKDFRTLRTELDLLKKTCAKKDDEITLLDRKCAALESEIEKLKKELFVAQEQQQRSETKLKDLQAISEITKVDVKPTYETSFEVRRSRKPVDNNVQIQGRGRMTSTLALELGNKPKSEAPIRQSHSIEAFAYPVPRDNSPLDLTFEEPVIEVQAKQMEDEPQTPDDVFYMDAPLVVRPIGRNELSNDTTSFVATRSSSRIRDQRSSTETRRSTVSIMSGDGRASEEVDLNDITMTSVTTTGSQSVSEDLAYTEGTKMAPRSGYWTRDFNRNSYFL, from the exons ATGGAGACTCGTTCCGTCATAACTGAAAACACGAGTCGAAGGACAGTCTCCCATGGGGAATCTTACAGTTCCGTGTCTACATCATACAGCACGAGTAGCGAACCATTAGCATTAATGGTAGAAGATGTGACGATGAAACAAATAGCAACCGCTAGGGAAACGTTTAGCGACTTGGAAACAGCTTATCGGAAGTTCAAGCTGGAGTTGGAAAATGTCAAAGAAGAACATAGAAGCGAG GTGGACAAGTTATGTTGGCAAATTGAGAACCTTCAAAAACAGAAGTTGCATTTACAAGAACAGTTGAAAGATTCGCGCTCGGATGCTAAAAAACACCAAGACGAACTTGTCCGCGTTCAACGAAATCTGGCTGAAAAAGATTGGGAATGTGACGCGTTGAATAAAGACTTCGAGTCTCAAAAAGACGTTATTCGAAAACTACGAGAAGACAAATCGTTCCTGGAGAAAGAAAACGAGGATTTAAAAAGAGAGTTGTCTTCTAGTCAAGCGCTAGTGCCATCATCTGGTGGAAACAAAGACGACAGCGACGAACTGGTGGCAGTCAGGCAAGAGATTACAGAGTGGGAAACAAGCTACCAGTTTGTTCACAAGGAGAAGGAAGAGTTGCAAGAGGAAATGTTAACGCTACAGAGCAAGTTAAACGATTTGCAAGCTGATTATGATAGATCGCAAAGAGATTTGCAAAAGGATGTCAAGATCAACTCCTTGAAAGCATCGAAACTCGAGGCACAGATGCAAAATGCTGTTCGACAAAGGGACAACTTTAAAAGTCAGTTAGAAGGACTCCGAGATGATttcaaaaaaggcaaagaaatttatAATTTGTTACAGAGGGACTACCAGGAGAGTCAAAAGAAAGTCGACACGTATCGAGAGGAACTAAATGCCAAGAATAACCAGCTACAAAAACTGGACAGTTCAAACAAGGCTCTGCAAGCGAAACTTGAATCTTTAAAGCAAGACGTCTCAAAGAACAAGTTCTCTTCTGACATCTTTGACAAGCAGAAAGAAAGTCTTGAGCGGGAGTTGCATGAAGCAGAGTGGAAAATACAAGATATGATCGAAACCAATGAGAAACTAGGCACTGTCAGGGATGAAATGGAGAAAGAACTTGCTTCCGTAAAAGCTCGCATCCCCACTTTGGAGAACAACTGtgaaaaagcaaaggaaaaggCCAGCGAGAATGAACAGCATGTCAATCGACTGAGAAAACGAATAGGTGATCTTGAAACTAACTTGTTTGCTCTTCAGaataaaaataatcacttgGAAGCGAATTATCAAGGCTCATTGGACGAAGCACAGGAACTTCAAAACAGCTGTGAGTTAGCCAATGATCGAGTTGCGGACTTAGAATCACAACTGGAACTTTTTGCACAAGAAAACGAAGACTTGAAAAATCAACTAGGGCATTCCGAACGGAGAATTACAGAGCTGAAAGCAACTCTACAAAGAAACGAACAAGAAAACGAAGAACTTGAAATGTCATCGGCAGGAATGAAGACACATTTGTCAAAACTTGAAAGTCAGCTTAATACGGTCAGTCAAAGTAAAGCGCTATTGAAAACGGAACTCGATGAGGAAAAGAGCAAGATAGCGAAGCTAAGAAAAGATTTAATCACGACTCAAGCTAGTGCAGCTGATCATCAAAGGACTTCAGAGTGGCACAAGAGAGAGGCGGCGTCTAAGGATCGGACAATAGATGATCTAAGAGCCAATATAGAGGCCATGGAAGGAAAAACTGAGCCACTTTATGAAGAGATCAACAAGCTACAAACACAAATGGAAATCCTTGAGGACGAGAAGAAGAGTCTTCATGGTGAGAACTTGCAGTTTCAGAGAGATGTAAGGGACCTCGAGGCTGATCTTCTGCTTGCTAATGACGAAAGAGATCGACTGAACGAGGAGCTGCAAGAATATTACAAGAAAACTTCCGAGTTGCAAGCTTGTTACAAGGTTTGCGATCAAGAAAAGATAGAAAACCATCAGCAGGTGATGATGTTAGCTAAGAAAGTGGATCGATTAGAACAGGACCTTGATGAAGCAAACAAAGCTAAGAAGTGGTTAGAAAGTGAAGTAGAAAACCACACTGGGAACAATCGCAAAAACGTTGATGAAGTAGATATTGTCAAGTCACAGTTGGTAGAGGTTCAAAGCATGATAGATGGTTATCGACGAGACGGCGCAGATAAAGACACGACTATCGAGCAGCTGCGTGATCAGATTCTGTTTCTGACGAAGGACTGTGATGATCTTAAAGGTGAACTCACCTACAACAAGTCACTTGTGGATGACACTGAGAGTGAAAAGAGGAGACTACAAGAACAAGTGACAGGCCTGGCCGACGAGGTAAACCGAGTCACTTCACTTTATGATGCTACCAAGAGAAGGTCCGATCAACTCGAGGTCGAAAATAGCGTAGTTTTGAAGAAGATCTCAACGCTGGAAGCTGCAAATAAGAAAAATGGTGATAAATTTGAGCGACGTGAGCTTGAAATTGAACGCAGAAGAAACGATGAATTGGAGAGAAATATGTCCGTGTACAAAAAGAAGATCGCCGAAGCCGAGGCTGGATTGCAAGTTGCTAGAAAGGACAATGAGGAACTAGAAGACGATGTTGATAAGGCAGAGGAAAAGATCGCGACTCAAACTCAAGAGATTGAACGACTGACCCACGAGAATACAAACATGAGTCAAAAGCTCCTTTCATTGGACCAGAAATTAAAAGACATGGACAAGGAAATTAGCACTGCTTTGAGGCTAAAGGATAAGGCTGAAGAAGATCTTTACAACGCGAGAAACCGCGCAAATAAACTCGAGTCTCAATCGGAGATAATACAACGGCAAAAGCTACAGTTAAAGGACCAGCTTCAAGAAATGAACCAAAAACTTATTCAGTGCCAAGAGCAAATCATGAAACTTGAGAGTCAAGTGatggaaaacaaaaagataaaCGAGACCATGAACAAAGTGGTAGCGAAGAAGGACAAAGGAATTGAAGATCTCAATAACGAACTAAGGCAGTTGGAGCGCGAATTTGACAATACCAAACAGGACCTCGTCACCGTAAGAGTCAATTGTGAAGGACTGGaagctgaaaagaaaaatttagaGTGGTGCTTGAGGTCAGCTCAAGATCGTGTGGAAAGCTTGGAGAAAGAGCTTAACACCTATAGAGATGGGCGAGATGCTTTGGAACAAGAAATTGAcacatttgcgcacaaaattaCATCTATGGAGACTCAGCTTATCAATGTTACAAAAGACAAGGACCACTTCAAAAGTGAGTATGATAGGCAGGTTGCAAGCAACAGAAAAGCAAAGGAGGAGATACTCGGCGTACAAAACCAGGCTCGAGAAAAAGAGAGAATTCTCGAAGGTTTAAGAAAGGATCTTCGTGACAAAGAAAACGCTTTGGAGCGGCTAAGAACATCAAAGTCTGGAATAGAGAGCGAACTTTTGCAAGCCAAGAAAGACCTCGAGACTCTCAAGTGGAAGAACGAAGCTTTGGAGGACAATGTTGTAGCTCTAACAGACCAAATTCAGAGCTCCAACATGGAGATATCCAAGATGGAGGTGGCTTTATCGGCTCtcgagaaagagaaagaagacAGGGATAGAAATGTTTTACCCAGCGAGGATAAATATTATGAAGTTGAGGCCACATTGAAACAAAGTCAGGAACGCGAAAACGTCTTAAAACAAGAGCTTCAATTGCAGAGGTCTAAAGTGAGCAAAGTCGAAGGAGAGTATAAAACAATTCAACAACAAGTTATTGAGCTTCAACACGAAATCAATATGTTAAACAGGAAGATTCATGATTCAGAAGAAGGAAGAAACAGGGTAGAACGGGAGAAGAAGACACTGAGAGACGAGCTCAACGTTTTCAATGGGAAACTCTCGGATTTAGAGGTGAAGTTTGAACATGAATATCGCGAGAAGCTCTCCGTAGAGGCACAGCTTGATGACGCCAACAACAGATCTACAGCCAATCGTGAGGAAGTGCTTAAATTAGAGCAACAACTAACTGAGCAGAAATTAACAGCGGAAATGATCAGCAAAGAAATCAATCAGAAGGAAGAGCACCTAGAACAACTTAAGGCTAGCAAAAAGTACCTTGAGGAGCAGGTGCAATCATTGAAAGGAAGTTTGAATGTCAGTAGGGAAGACTGCCAGCGACTGAAACAAGAACAGGAACGTCTACAGAAAGAAATCCTACGACTACAAAATGGAGTCAAGAATGCTGAAGGCCGCATTCAGAAGACAGCGTATGAACGGGACAGAGTTCAAGAAGATTCTCGCGGTAACTTGATAAAGATCTCTAACCTCGAGCAACAGTTGGCTGATTCTAACAGAGAGAAAGATTCAATTAAGGACAAGATGGATGAATGGATGGCCTCCTCAGCACGTTACAGagaagaaaatatttccttagAAAACGAATTATCTTCCTATAAAGCAAATATTGATACACTTACAGCAGatttagaaaacaaaaacagacagCTTGAAGACACGAAACAACGAAAGGCTGTTATCGAAAACGAACTGGAGGAAACCAAAAGACTCCTACGTCGTAAAGAAGTTGATCTTGGCAATATGGagacgaaaagaaaagaggtGGAAGAATCGTACGGTATTGTTGTTCAAAGAGTTGAAACGCTTGAAAGCAACCCATTTGGATCTGAAGAGGAACGGAATTTCCTGGAAGAGGATCTGGCTTTTACAAAGCGCAAACTTGCAGACACAGAAATAGCACTAAGGGAAAGCAGTGATAAAGAAAAAGATCTTCAGCAGAAGTTGTTTTCTGTTCATTCACAGCTGTCAAGGCTTGAATCAAGCATAGCAACccttcaagaaaagaaaaccgaGATTGAGCACGATTTGTATGCTACACAAAAAGAGTTGGCTCCCTTAAAGGAGGGATATGAAGAAGCAATGAACCAAATAGATGTCCTCAACTGCGACCTCAATGAAGCAAACGCTAAAATCTCACAACTGGAACTGCTCctagacaaagaacaaaaagccAGGTCGAAGTTGGAGCTTGAGAAAGAAGGAGGGATTTCTAAATTGAGCAAAAATGATGAAGAACTTCTTAGAGTGCAAAGAAAATTGGTGGAGTATCAGACACTGTGGGATACGCAATCCAAAGATATGGGTGGCAAGGATGCAATTATCCAAGATCTAAGAAACGAGAAGAAAATTCTAGAGAAAGACCTTCAAGTAGCTCGCGATGAGCTGGCCAGTGTAAACGGAACAATTAATGACGCTTTAAGGAAGAAAGATGTTAGCGATAGCGACGCTTTCGCGCTGAAGAAAGAGATAGCAGACCTAGATATGCGACTCAGCTCTACTTTATTGGAAAATGAAGAAATGCATAATGACTTGATtaattacaacaacaaaatagcCGATTTGGAAGAACATATGCAAAAAGCTTTGAAACAGAACGCTAACTTAAAGGCAGAATTACAAGATGCTTTGAACAACATGTCCAGAAAGAAAGAGGACCATGATGTCATGCTGAAGAAGAACAACGAGTTCAGAAATACTGTGGAATCTCTTAGAAATCAAATAATTGATAAGAATGGTCAAATTGATTTCTTAAAGACAGCAAACAGTTCCTTTGAAAGTGAAATAGTTTCGTTGAAAACAAAGATTGCTCATTTGAAAGAAGACTTCGACAAGGGATTTCAAGAGGTTACAGATCTCAGATTGGCCATTCGAGAGAGGGAAACCAAGATAATCAACATTGAGAACACTGTAAAGTCTATTCGACGAGACAACGAAAAGCTGACACAGGAAAATGCAGCTTATCGGGCCTCGGCAACCGAATACAAAAATTCTTTCCAAGAAGCGAAGAAAGAGGTTGAAAAGTTCCAGATGGACCTCTTAACAGCAAGTAACAGGACTTCTCATTTAGAAACACGCAACGAAGCCTTAGAAGATGAACGAAACGACTTGAAGAATGAAATTTCACAGCTAAAGAAAGTCGTCGCTGAACAAAAAGGTAAAATAGATTGTTTGGAACGGGAAAAGTCAAAGCTCCAAAATGAATACTCTGTGCTCCAAAAGAAGAACCAGGAAATACAGAATAATTATGTTGGCATAGAAAATGAAAAAGCAAGGATTAAAGCAGACGCTTCTATACAGAGGAAGGTTGTGGATCTTCAGTCGCAACTACAACAGGTCTACCAAGAGAAAGAGGACAATGTAAACGAGCTAGATCTGGTCCGAAAGAGACTACAAAAGCTGGAACAGGAGTTCAGTGAGTGTAACCGCGCGAAGGAGTCCCTAGAGTATGAGGTCGGCTGGCGCTCGAGTCGCATAAGGGAGCTGGAGGATGTCATAAAAGCCATGGACGAGAGGGATCAGTTTGGCAAAGACGAGATTTTGTCGTGGCATAAGAAGGTTACCTCCCTTGAACAAGAACTGCAGAGCGCCAAAAATAAGATTGCTCGTTTAGAGGCATTTAACAAAGCGTATGACGAGAAGATTCTCCGATTGAATGACGACATGGTTGAAAGTCAAAACATATTATCGAAGACAGAAGCTGCTTTGTCCAACACCCAAGACGCTTTGGACAATAAACAGAGAGAGCTCATGGAAAGCCAAAAGAAGAATTCTCAAATTCAGACAGCGCTTGACGCAGCCATTCAGAGCAAAACTGATGCGCAAAGAGAGCTCCAATCCGCTAAATCAAAGATGAAATCTTTAGAAGAAGAATTTCAAGATCAGCTCAAGCAACTAGCTCAACTCGAAGGAACTTTGGAAGAAACACGGGCGCGAAATGAAGATCTGAATGAAGAGATCACAAGCCTTCAAAAACAACTGCTGGAACTGCAACAAGATAATGACGAGCTACAAAGACGATGGACAGAAAAGGAGATTGCAGTAGATCGCTTGCAGCATGACTACGATGCATTGTGTAGTGATCTCAATGAGACAAAAACCGATCTCACAACAAGCAGATCCGACCTAGAGAAAGCCCTCTCTGACAAGAGGGATTTACAATATGCCAACCAAAGAATACAGTTGCAGACTTCTGAGCTCAAAACTTCCTATTCACTCATTGAAGAGGAAAACGAGAAACTTAAGTCTGAAGTACAAACTCTAAATTTGCAGCTTGCCGAACTAAGGAACAGCCTCAATGAGCTTCAGAGGGATAACATCACTGTGGTGGAACAAAGTACGTTAGAGGCCGCACCAGAGGATAATTTTGAGGTGGAGGCTCTACGAGATGAATGTGAGCGCCTGGCTAGTGAAGTGTCAGTACTGAATAGCAAAACCATCACGTGGAGAGACAATTGCGAAGGACTCGAGAAGGACAAAAATCGACTTGAAGAAAAAGTTGCGTCCCTGCAGAAGACTATAACCAACATGGAAAGTGCAAATCAAAGATTACTCTCGGAGAGAAACCAACTTCAAAATGAAGCCCACAAGCTCGGAAAGAAACTTGTTGAATTGGAAGCCCAACTGAGCACCGCcgaaaatgacaagaaaggCTTGAAAGACGAGCTGGATGACTCACagaaaaagcaattaaaattgGAAGCCGACTACGAAATGGTTAAGAAGCGAAATCCTCCATCTTTTAGCCAAAGCTCGTCATCAGATGCCGCTTTAAGGAGAAGCAAAGAACGGGAAAATAAGCTACAGAACGAAGTCTTGGAGGCACACAAAAAAAGTTCAAGTTTAGAACACGAGTTGAAATTGACTCGCGAGAGGCTGGAGCTTTTGCAAAGCACTTATGAAGATACCGAGTACAAGTCAACGCAGCTTAAAGAGGAGGTAATAGATTACCAGAAACGAATCTCTGAGGTAGAGGCGAGCTACGAAAGAAGTCGCGCAAAAAACAATGACCTAGAGCAGGAAATAAACAATTTAGAAAAGAAGATGGGTGAActtggaaacaacaacaaatcgacTCTGAGGGAAAGGTCAGATATGGAATATGAAATCAGCTCACTTCGTTCTTCGACTTCAAGGTTAGAGTCCCAGTTAGCCGAcgcaaacaaagagaaagagaacTTCAAAAATCAGTTGGCTGAcgcacaaaacaaaaatgaagaggCCTCGAAGGATGTTATACGACAAGTAACCGAGATTCAGACAAGAAATGAAGTTTTTAGGCGAGAGATCATCGAAAAAGAAACGATAGTTGAGCAATTTCGCACAAAGGTAATCACTATGGACAGGGAACTGGAATCACTGCGAGGTGAGCTGCAAAAGAAGAACGCCGAATGCAACGCACTTCGAAAAGATATCGACCAAATGAAGTATGAGCTCGGACAATACAAACAGTCCAGATACTCCAGCGAAGATGGGCTTCGCGCTGAAATTGAATCACTAAAGCTGAAGTCAGACGAGCTCGAAAGCGAAAAAGATGCGCTTCGTAAAGAGAGAAATATTCTTCAAAATGAGCTGCGATCAGTTAAGGTTCAACTGGACAAAGTAGAGACCCTTCACAAGGATAGTTCAGATGAATTTAAACAGACGAACAATAAACTGATTTCCGCACATCGAAGGATATCTGAACTAGAGGCCGAGCTTCAAAGAGCTTCCAACGATAATCAAGGCTTGCAGAATCAACTTGACAAGGCCAATAAGGACATTGTTAGCAAGCAAGAGCAAATTATACGTTTCGAGAAGGACTTCAGAACGCTGAGGACCGAACTAGACTTACTGAAGAAGACCTGCGCAAAGAAAGATGACGA